A window of the Candidatus Krumholzibacteriia bacterium genome harbors these coding sequences:
- the dnaJ gene encoding molecular chaperone DnaJ: protein MTKPDYYEQLGVSRDASAEDIKKAYRRQALQYHPDRNPGDAAAEAQFKAATEAYQVLSDAEKRSSYDRFGEAGVKGQHGYTDVNEALRDFMRNFGGFGTVFDDLFEFGGGSQVRRGVRQGRNLQAHVQLTLQEIATGTTKKLRIRHRVHCTACGGSGARAGSAPSTCRQCGGRGQVQRVTRSFLGNMMTVTECSACGGSGQTITDPCPQCSGEGLESTEETFSVRVPAGVATGNYIPLRGQGDGGPNGGPAGDVYVVIDEKEDPIFQRVGDDIITDVFVSYPQAVLGAKIEVPTLDAKAVLTIPPGTQSHRIFRLRDKGIGHLHGSGRGDQLVRVIVHTPEKASKEERRLLEQLQELPNSTLPPPRKGHYGVEG, encoded by the coding sequence ATGACGAAACCGGACTACTACGAGCAGCTGGGGGTGTCGCGGGACGCCTCGGCCGAGGACATCAAGAAGGCCTACCGCCGCCAGGCGTTGCAGTACCACCCGGATCGGAATCCAGGGGACGCCGCGGCGGAGGCGCAATTCAAGGCGGCCACCGAGGCCTACCAGGTGCTCTCGGATGCGGAGAAGCGCTCGAGCTACGATCGCTTCGGCGAGGCCGGCGTCAAGGGGCAGCACGGGTACACCGACGTCAACGAGGCGCTGCGCGATTTCATGCGTAACTTCGGCGGCTTCGGCACCGTCTTCGACGATCTCTTCGAATTCGGCGGCGGCAGCCAGGTGCGGCGCGGCGTGCGCCAGGGTCGCAACCTGCAGGCCCACGTCCAGCTCACCCTGCAGGAGATCGCCACAGGGACGACGAAGAAGCTGCGCATCCGCCACCGGGTGCACTGCACCGCCTGCGGCGGCTCCGGGGCCCGGGCCGGCTCGGCGCCGAGCACCTGCCGGCAGTGTGGCGGCCGCGGCCAGGTGCAGCGCGTCACCCGCTCCTTCCTCGGCAACATGATGACTGTGACCGAGTGCTCCGCTTGCGGCGGCAGCGGGCAGACCATCACGGACCCGTGTCCGCAGTGCAGCGGCGAGGGCCTGGAGAGCACCGAGGAGACCTTCTCGGTGCGCGTACCCGCCGGCGTCGCCACGGGAAACTACATCCCTCTCCGCGGCCAGGGTGACGGCGGTCCGAACGGTGGCCCGGCGGGGGACGTCTACGTCGTCATCGACGAGAAGGAAGATCCGATCTTCCAGCGCGTCGGCGACGACATCATCACCGATGTCTTCGTCTCCTATCCCCAGGCCGTGCTCGGCGCCAAGATCGAGGTGCCGACGCTGGACGCCAAGGCGGTCCTCACCATCCCGCCCGGAACCCAGTCGCACCGGATCTTCCGCCTGCGCGACAAGGGCATCGGGCACCTGCACGGGAGCGGGCGCGGCGATCAGCTGGTGCGCGTCATCGTGCACACGCCGGAGAAGGCTTCCAAAGAAGAGCGCCGGCTCCTGGAGCAGCTCCAAGAACTGCCGAACTCCACCCTCCCACCGCCGCGCAAAGGCCACTACGGCGTCGAGGGCTGA
- a CDS encoding GatB/YqeY domain-containing protein → MAGLLERLDTDLKAAMRARDAERTSVLRMLLARVKEKQVEGDVRSTLTEAQVEQVFAAFAKQRREAAEAFAQAGRADLAAKETREREIVLGYLPQPMETAALRAVVQEVIAETGASTARDLGKVMGAVMQRVRGRADGAAVQALVRELLGA, encoded by the coding sequence TTGGCCGGTCTTCTCGAACGACTCGATACCGATCTCAAAGCAGCGATGCGTGCCCGGGATGCGGAGCGCACCAGTGTGCTCCGCATGTTGCTGGCGCGCGTCAAGGAGAAGCAGGTCGAGGGAGATGTGCGCAGCACCTTGACCGAAGCGCAGGTGGAGCAAGTGTTCGCCGCCTTCGCCAAGCAGCGGCGCGAAGCCGCCGAAGCTTTCGCCCAGGCGGGACGGGCCGATCTGGCGGCGAAGGAAACGCGGGAGCGGGAGATCGTGCTCGGCTATCTGCCCCAGCCCATGGAGACGGCGGCGCTGCGCGCGGTGGTGCAGGAGGTCATCGCCGAGACCGGGGCGAGCACGGCGCGGGATCTCGGCAAGGTGATGGGCGCGGTCATGCAGCGCGTGCGTGGCCGCGCCGACGGCGCCGCGGTGCAAGCGCTGGTGCGCGAACTCCTGGGTGCCTGA
- a CDS encoding CvpA family protein: MVWVDYAILAGLLLAAIFGFRRGLLRQAVELAGLVGGVFLALYLTGGLVQDYAGPAAHWRITPTLVFLTIVGVSLLVAQVIGKVAAEVVEVTLFGWFDQVGGALAGVGKGALWLSIMITMVVHLNVSPSLSDELKQSKLGPPLASLLPAAFEVVRTYAKGVDLQEPFQAATR, translated from the coding sequence GTGGTCTGGGTGGATTACGCGATCCTGGCTGGCCTCTTGCTGGCGGCCATCTTCGGCTTCCGCCGCGGTCTGCTGCGCCAGGCAGTGGAGCTGGCGGGGCTCGTCGGCGGTGTGTTCCTGGCCCTCTACCTGACCGGGGGTCTGGTGCAGGATTATGCTGGTCCGGCGGCACATTGGCGCATTACGCCGACCCTCGTGTTCCTCACCATCGTGGGCGTGAGCCTGCTGGTGGCCCAGGTCATCGGCAAGGTGGCCGCCGAGGTGGTGGAGGTCACTCTCTTCGGTTGGTTCGATCAGGTCGGCGGCGCTCTCGCAGGAGTAGGCAAAGGTGCACTGTGGCTGAGCATCATGATCACGATGGTGGTGCACCTGAACGTGAGCCCCAGCCTGAGCGACGAGCTGAAGCAATCGAAGCTGGGGCCGCCGCTGGCGAGCCTGCTTCCCGCGGCCTTCGAGGTGGTCCGCACCTACGCCAAGGGCGTGGATCTACAGGAGCCCTTCCAGGCCGCGACGCGCTGA
- a CDS encoding Smr/MutS family protein, translating to MEAQSPGGADRLRQLLPAVLPEEVERRQGLLGEVRRALDAGLENWPLAGTGALRPWLKQSRRAGARLEAPELLQVAETLRAARAMRAFLDAHTAELPQLLAATAALQAHPALLAAIDAAILPTGELADAASPELARLRRQLGVQREAVLQALEKHLARSRGDAEAYVTVRGERFVIPVRADSGGVRGIVHDRSATGATLFVEPLDVVEANNELQALRDREAREVLRILADLTARLGQESDAVLASLEALEHLDALHAAARVARSMEAAAPRRGVALRLRAARHPLLQAQLRQRGRDVVPLDLDLGGAGALVLTGPNTGGKTVALKTVGLLVLMHQSGLQVPAHPDSELPVFARLVADIGDEQSIEAAESTFSSHLRHVRQALEAPAHGLLALLDEFMAGTDPEEGAALAMAVLRHLVAQQATTLVTTHLGALKLFAHTEPGIANAAMVFDAARSTPLFRLEPGVPGSSNALATAERLGFPPGLVAAAQRERGADSARLETVLRALEAERAGLETARRAAEQAEAEARRLREELAVALAELAQRRAKDLAAARRELQALLESARAQVENTIRDLRASPAGRDDIRTARDALQELAARLPEPEPAPAPPAGPLQPGDTVWIRPLGSEGRLEELLGDRAVVRYGPAAVTVSLQDLELRRRAAEKPAAPGWGGYVVQEATQAAALELDLRGFERAEAVAALDQFLDRAVLQGLPSVRIVHGKGTGVLRRAVQEHLASHPAVAAHRLGEHGEGGAGVTIAELH from the coding sequence GTGGAAGCGCAGAGCCCGGGCGGCGCCGACCGCTTGCGCCAGCTTCTCCCCGCCGTCCTGCCCGAGGAAGTGGAACGCCGCCAAGGGCTGCTCGGCGAGGTGCGCCGGGCCCTGGACGCCGGTCTGGAGAACTGGCCCCTGGCGGGCACCGGGGCTCTGCGGCCCTGGCTCAAGCAGTCGCGCCGGGCCGGCGCCAGGCTCGAAGCGCCCGAGCTCCTGCAGGTGGCGGAGACCCTGCGGGCGGCGCGGGCCATGCGCGCCTTCCTCGACGCCCACACGGCGGAGTTGCCCCAACTCCTCGCCGCGACCGCGGCGCTGCAGGCCCACCCGGCGCTCCTCGCTGCGATCGATGCCGCCATTCTCCCCACCGGCGAGCTTGCCGACGCCGCCTCGCCGGAGCTCGCGCGTCTCCGCCGGCAGCTCGGTGTGCAGCGCGAGGCGGTCCTGCAAGCGCTGGAGAAGCACCTGGCGCGCAGCCGCGGCGACGCCGAGGCCTATGTCACCGTGCGCGGCGAGCGCTTCGTCATCCCGGTGCGCGCCGACTCCGGCGGCGTGCGCGGCATCGTGCACGATCGTTCCGCTACCGGAGCCACGCTCTTCGTCGAACCTCTCGATGTGGTGGAGGCGAACAACGAGCTGCAGGCGCTGCGGGATCGCGAAGCCCGCGAGGTGCTGCGCATCCTTGCCGATCTCACCGCCCGCCTGGGCCAGGAGAGTGACGCTGTGCTCGCGAGCCTGGAAGCGTTGGAACACCTCGATGCGTTGCACGCCGCGGCGCGCGTCGCCCGGAGCATGGAGGCGGCGGCACCGCGGCGTGGGGTCGCCTTGCGCCTGCGCGCCGCCCGGCATCCGCTGTTGCAAGCCCAACTGCGCCAGCGGGGCCGTGACGTCGTGCCCCTCGATCTCGACCTCGGTGGCGCCGGCGCTCTCGTCCTCACCGGTCCCAACACGGGCGGCAAGACGGTGGCGCTGAAAACGGTGGGGTTGCTCGTGCTCATGCATCAGTCGGGCTTGCAAGTGCCGGCGCACCCGGATTCGGAGCTTCCGGTCTTCGCGCGTCTCGTCGCCGACATCGGCGACGAGCAGTCCATCGAGGCCGCCGAGAGCACCTTCAGCTCCCATCTGCGCCATGTGCGGCAGGCTCTCGAAGCGCCCGCGCACGGCTTGCTGGCGCTCCTCGACGAGTTCATGGCCGGGACCGATCCCGAAGAGGGGGCGGCACTGGCGATGGCCGTCCTCCGCCACCTGGTGGCGCAGCAAGCGACGACGCTGGTGACGACCCATCTCGGCGCCCTCAAGCTCTTCGCCCACACCGAGCCCGGCATCGCCAACGCCGCGATGGTGTTCGATGCGGCGCGCAGCACCCCACTCTTCCGCCTCGAACCGGGCGTGCCAGGGAGCAGCAACGCCCTGGCCACGGCCGAGCGCCTCGGTTTTCCTCCCGGCTTGGTGGCGGCGGCGCAGCGCGAGCGCGGCGCCGACTCGGCGCGTCTCGAGACCGTACTGCGCGCCCTCGAAGCCGAGCGCGCCGGGTTGGAAACGGCGCGCCGCGCCGCGGAGCAGGCGGAGGCAGAAGCGCGGCGGCTGCGCGAGGAGCTGGCGGTCGCCCTGGCCGAATTGGCGCAACGGCGCGCCAAGGATCTGGCGGCAGCACGCCGAGAGTTGCAAGCGCTCCTCGAGTCCGCGCGAGCGCAGGTAGAGAACACGATCCGCGACCTTCGCGCTTCGCCCGCGGGCCGTGACGACATCCGCACCGCCCGCGACGCCCTGCAGGAGCTCGCGGCGCGCTTGCCCGAGCCGGAGCCAGCGCCGGCGCCGCCGGCCGGGCCGTTGCAACCGGGCGATACGGTGTGGATCCGCCCCCTGGGCTCCGAGGGCCGCCTCGAGGAGCTGCTCGGCGATCGGGCGGTGGTGCGCTACGGTCCGGCCGCGGTCACCGTATCGCTGCAGGATCTCGAGCTCCGCCGCCGGGCGGCCGAGAAGCCGGCGGCGCCCGGGTGGGGCGGCTACGTCGTGCAGGAGGCGACGCAGGCGGCGGCACTGGAGCTCGACCTCCGCGGCTTCGAGCGTGCCGAGGCGGTGGCGGCTTTGGACCAGTTCCTCGACCGCGCGGTCCTGCAGGGCCTGCCCTCGGTCCGCATCGTGCATGGCAAGGGCACCGGTGTGCTCCGCCGCGCCGTGCAGGAGCATCTCGCCTCGCACCCCGCCGTGGCGGCGCACCGCTTGGGCGAGCACGGCGAGGGTGGCGCCGGTGTTACCATCGCGGAGCTGCATTAG